In Pseudobythopirellula maris, a single window of DNA contains:
- a CDS encoding Uma2 family endonuclease, translating to MEWSQILADPSLRDLPYKIETNGYGQIVMSPASNSHGDRQVAIATLLGRLLPEGRAMVECSIGTPSGVKVPDVAWRSRAFLDAHTGEDPYSRAPEVCVEVLSPSNTTQEIDEKRRLYFEAGALEVWLCSADGEMAYYGPAGRLERSGLAPDAPASITLD from the coding sequence ATGGAGTGGTCCCAAATCCTCGCCGACCCGTCGCTCCGCGACCTGCCGTACAAGATCGAGACCAACGGGTACGGCCAGATCGTGATGAGCCCCGCTTCCAACTCGCACGGCGACCGACAAGTGGCGATCGCCACCTTGCTCGGCCGGCTGTTGCCTGAGGGCCGAGCGATGGTTGAGTGCTCGATCGGCACCCCGTCGGGGGTCAAAGTGCCGGACGTGGCGTGGCGCAGCCGGGCGTTCCTCGACGCCCACACCGGCGAGGACCCTTACAGCCGGGCGCCCGAGGTCTGCGTCGAGGTGCTCTCGCCGTCGAACACGACGCAAGAGATCGACGAGAAACGACGGCTCTATTTCGAGGCGGGCGCCTTGGAGGTGTGGCTCTGCTCGGCGGACGGCGAGATGGCGTATTACGGCCCGGCGGGTCGACTCGAAAGATCGGGCCTGGCGCCCGACGCCCCGGCATCGATCACGCTCGATTGA
- the cimA gene encoding citramalate synthase, whose amino-acid sequence MHIEIYDTTLRDGAQGEGVNFSLEDKVLIARRLDAMGFDYVEGGYPLSNPKDAEFFQRLVAEPLKNAKTCAFGMTRRKGIAAADDPGMKALIESQAPVVTIVGKTSEFHVREVLQVSLEENLAMIGDTIAYLVSEGREVIYDAEHFFDGWKLNPEYAAKTIQAAADAGAIRVVMCDTNGGSLPEEVAELTRAAAAAVEVPLGIHTHNDCELAVANALASVDAGATHVQGTINGLGERCGNADLISVVANLALKKKKGYKMLGGGDSQADALEHLTELSGYVYEIANMLRRGAQAFVGPSAFAHKGGMHVHAINRVAESYEHIPPESVGNARRILVSELSGRSNIIAMTTKLNLQEDKALMDAVLKEVVDRENEGYQYEAAEASFALLVRKLARAFTPHFELVKYHVTTESRGGSPLTEATVKLLVHDPEGEDTVEHRVAEGDGPVNALDGALRKALKGRFPQLAEMQLVDYKVRVINSEAATAASVRVVIESRDADGETWGTVGVDENVIQASWQALVDSIEYKLCKEEGAGGGGQG is encoded by the coding sequence ATGCACATCGAAATCTACGACACGACCCTCCGCGACGGCGCCCAAGGCGAAGGCGTCAACTTCTCGCTCGAGGACAAAGTCCTCATCGCCCGGCGGCTCGATGCGATGGGCTTCGACTACGTCGAGGGGGGCTACCCGCTGTCGAACCCCAAGGACGCCGAGTTCTTCCAGCGGCTCGTCGCCGAGCCGCTGAAGAACGCCAAGACGTGCGCGTTCGGCATGACCCGCCGCAAGGGGATCGCCGCGGCCGACGACCCCGGCATGAAGGCGCTCATCGAGAGCCAGGCGCCGGTCGTCACGATCGTCGGCAAGACGAGCGAGTTCCACGTGCGCGAGGTGCTGCAGGTCTCGCTCGAAGAGAACCTGGCGATGATCGGCGACACGATCGCCTATCTCGTCTCTGAGGGCCGCGAGGTGATCTACGACGCAGAGCACTTCTTCGATGGGTGGAAGCTCAACCCCGAGTACGCCGCCAAGACGATCCAAGCGGCCGCCGACGCGGGCGCCATCCGCGTGGTGATGTGCGACACGAACGGCGGCTCGCTGCCCGAGGAGGTCGCCGAGCTGACCCGGGCGGCCGCGGCCGCGGTCGAGGTTCCTCTCGGCATCCACACGCACAACGACTGCGAGCTGGCCGTGGCCAACGCATTGGCGTCGGTCGACGCCGGGGCCACCCACGTGCAGGGCACGATCAACGGCCTCGGCGAGCGTTGCGGCAACGCCGACCTGATCTCCGTGGTCGCGAACCTGGCGCTGAAGAAAAAGAAGGGTTACAAGATGCTCGGCGGCGGCGATTCGCAAGCCGACGCCCTGGAGCACCTCACCGAGCTCTCGGGCTACGTGTACGAGATCGCCAACATGCTGCGGCGCGGCGCCCAGGCGTTCGTCGGGCCCAGCGCGTTCGCCCACAAGGGGGGCATGCACGTGCACGCCATCAACCGCGTGGCCGAGAGCTACGAGCACATCCCGCCCGAGAGCGTCGGCAACGCCCGCCGCATCTTGGTGAGCGAGCTTTCGGGCCGGTCGAACATCATCGCAATGACCACGAAGCTCAATCTTCAAGAAGATAAGGCGCTGATGGACGCCGTGCTCAAGGAGGTCGTCGACCGCGAGAACGAGGGCTACCAATACGAGGCGGCCGAGGCGTCGTTCGCGCTGCTGGTGCGCAAGCTGGCCCGCGCCTTCACGCCACACTTTGAGCTCGTCAAATACCACGTCACCACCGAGAGCCGCGGCGGCAGCCCGCTCACCGAAGCGACCGTCAAACTGCTGGTGCACGACCCCGAGGGGGAAGACACCGTCGAGCATCGCGTGGCCGAGGGCGACGGCCCGGTCAACGCCCTGGACGGCGCCCTCCGCAAAGCGCTCAAGGGCCGCTTCCCCCAGCTCGCCGAGATGCAGCTGGTCGACTACAAGGTGCGGGTGATCAACAGCGAGGCGGCCACGGCGGCCAGCGTGCGCGTGGTGATCGAGTCGCGCGACGCCGACGGCGAGACCTGGGGCACGGTCGGAGTCGACGAGAACGTGATCCAGGCGAGCTGGCAGGCGCTGGTCGACTCGATCGAGTACAAGCTGTGCAAGGAAGAGGGGGCGGGGGGCGGGGGTCAGGGGTGA
- the truB gene encoding tRNA pseudouridine(55) synthase TruB produces the protein MFGLLNLNKHAGATSRDVVNRVLRIVHPLKVGHAGTLDPLATGVLVVCIGSATKLIEHVQRMPKSYRGSFLLGRRSASDDTEQEVELLADAPEPSRAEVEAALPALTGEIQQRPPAYSAINVGGRKAYDLARSGAPPELPPRPVTVYSLTVVAYDYPELVLDIECGSGTYVRAIGRDLAASLGTAAVMSALERTAIGPFKVEEAVAPKSLTAENLPGHLLPAALATSALPRLDATPADIEELRHGRFIERAGYKAKDEIAVYDPSGALFALAKKRPSGKLQPVRVFA, from the coding sequence ATGTTTGGCCTCCTGAACCTCAACAAACACGCCGGCGCCACCTCGCGCGACGTCGTGAACCGTGTGCTGCGTATTGTCCACCCTCTGAAGGTCGGCCACGCCGGCACGCTCGACCCGCTGGCGACCGGGGTGCTGGTCGTTTGCATCGGCTCGGCGACCAAACTGATCGAGCACGTGCAGCGGATGCCCAAGAGCTACCGCGGGAGCTTCTTGCTCGGTCGCCGCAGCGCGAGCGACGACACTGAACAAGAAGTCGAGTTGCTGGCCGACGCCCCCGAGCCGTCGCGCGCAGAAGTCGAAGCGGCTTTGCCGGCGCTGACGGGCGAGATCCAGCAGCGTCCGCCGGCTTACTCCGCGATCAACGTCGGCGGCCGCAAGGCGTACGACCTGGCCCGCAGCGGCGCGCCCCCCGAGTTGCCGCCCCGGCCGGTGACGGTCTACTCGCTCACGGTGGTCGCCTACGACTACCCCGAGCTGGTGCTCGACATCGAGTGCGGCAGCGGCACTTATGTGCGCGCGATCGGCCGCGACTTGGCCGCGTCGCTCGGCACGGCGGCCGTGATGAGCGCGCTGGAGCGGACCGCCATCGGGCCGTTCAAGGTCGAGGAGGCGGTCGCGCCGAAGTCGCTCACCGCCGAGAACCTGCCGGGCCACCTGCTGCCGGCCGCGCTCGCCACAAGCGCCCTGCCGAGGCTCGACGCCACGCCGGCCGACATCGAGGAGCTCCGCCACGGCCGCTTCATCGAGCGGGCGGGCTACAAGGCGAAAGACGAGATCGCCGTGTACGACCCCAGCGGCGCGCTGTTCGCGCTCGCGAAGAAACGCCCCAGCGGCAAGCTGCAACCGGTGCGGGTGTTCGCTTAG
- a CDS encoding FtsK/SpoIIIE family DNA translocase gives MFEQRSPKVDLLALALGALGVFLVIALVSYDRTDPPSNLVWPPTGVVHNACGVAGAHAAHALLHTLGVGAHYAVGSLLVVVTLMLTGRPINQPIVRAIGWALSLVAVATLATMAAPGWSPGPIVGAGGVVGAMGRAWLETNFAAAGAYLFTFCVLLAGLLLSTDYFVFSAAATATAVSGKTLVTAGRLGATATKRLVGKKRLTDLDTPPSGKNSPKAKPEEELADDEEWEEEDAEEEAEDGEEWEYEEEDAEGEEEDEEPELQVKTPAKQAAEEPATEEAPAAEPTAAGLGKRLVSALRGKGAAEADAAEGEANDPAETALTPIKKPKPKSERDEIIDKLDAADQQAEFDSDYELPPVDLLLPGEEASYDAQEKEIRRKAKVLEKTFLDFGFNVKVVEVETGPVIAQYEVELEAGLRLSKITGLADDLAIALRAPSVRIVAPIPGKNTVGIEVPNENRQLVRLREVIEETDGRAKRMKIPIYLGKDVSGNPMVVDLAALPHLLIAGRTGTGKSVCLNSIILSILMSRGPDEVRMLMIDPKMVELSGYRKLPHLMHPVVTDMKKAEAILSWAVDKMEERYQLLARAGVRHVSVYNQLSEAELRDRLEPEDGAEWTDAEWSLVPKQLPFIVIVADEMADLMMTAGKDVEAHIIRLAQKSRAVGIHLILATQKPTVDVITGLIKSNLPARIAFQVASRTDSRVVLDEMGADKLLGNGDMLFLSPGTSMLLRGQGTYLSDDEITKVVDFVGTDDQQFAAELMQLKTKEEQEQVEAGDKPGLKNRDDLYEAAVDVVVREGRGSVSLLQRCLGIGYGRAARLIDFMAEDGIVGEYNGSQAREILISVEEWEQMSGAADGEPSAGPAEASPTVPIVPAAAPAVSLAKLAAEEAAVEEDEEEEEQDDADAEQELADDEEWEYEEEDEAEEDEEEAKAGDAEADEELGEDEEWEYEEEGEAEEEDAEEDEAEEDGELADDEEWEYEEEDAEDEVIEHRAESA, from the coding sequence ATGTTCGAACAGCGCAGCCCGAAGGTCGATCTGCTCGCCCTGGCCCTGGGGGCGCTGGGCGTGTTCCTCGTGATCGCGCTGGTGAGCTACGACCGGACCGACCCGCCGAGCAACCTGGTGTGGCCCCCCACCGGCGTGGTGCACAACGCCTGCGGCGTGGCGGGCGCCCACGCGGCTCATGCCCTGCTGCACACACTGGGGGTCGGGGCGCACTACGCCGTCGGGTCGCTGCTGGTGGTCGTGACGCTCATGCTCACCGGCCGGCCGATCAACCAGCCGATCGTGCGGGCCATCGGCTGGGCCTTGTCGCTGGTGGCCGTGGCGACGCTCGCCACGATGGCCGCCCCCGGCTGGTCGCCCGGGCCGATCGTCGGCGCCGGCGGCGTGGTCGGCGCGATGGGCCGCGCGTGGCTCGAGACGAACTTCGCCGCGGCGGGGGCCTACCTGTTCACTTTCTGCGTGCTGCTGGCCGGGTTGCTGCTGTCGACCGACTACTTCGTGTTCAGCGCGGCGGCCACGGCGACGGCCGTCTCCGGCAAGACGCTGGTCACCGCCGGCCGTCTGGGCGCCACGGCCACCAAGCGGCTCGTCGGCAAGAAGCGGCTCACCGACCTCGACACCCCGCCAAGCGGCAAGAATTCACCCAAAGCGAAACCCGAAGAGGAACTCGCCGACGACGAGGAGTGGGAGGAGGAAGACGCCGAGGAAGAAGCCGAAGACGGCGAGGAGTGGGAGTACGAAGAGGAGGACGCCGAGGGCGAGGAAGAAGACGAAGAGCCCGAGCTGCAAGTCAAAACCCCCGCCAAACAGGCCGCCGAAGAGCCGGCGACGGAAGAAGCACCGGCGGCGGAGCCCACCGCCGCGGGGCTCGGCAAACGGCTCGTCTCGGCGCTGCGCGGCAAGGGCGCGGCCGAGGCCGACGCTGCCGAAGGCGAGGCCAATGATCCCGCCGAAACGGCCCTCACGCCGATCAAGAAGCCGAAGCCCAAGAGCGAGCGCGACGAGATCATCGACAAGCTCGACGCGGCCGACCAGCAGGCGGAGTTCGATTCGGACTACGAGTTGCCGCCCGTTGACTTGCTGCTGCCCGGCGAAGAGGCGAGCTACGACGCCCAGGAGAAGGAGATCCGCCGCAAGGCGAAGGTGCTGGAGAAGACGTTCCTCGACTTCGGCTTCAACGTCAAAGTGGTCGAGGTCGAGACCGGCCCGGTGATCGCCCAGTACGAGGTCGAGCTCGAGGCGGGCCTGCGGCTCTCGAAGATCACCGGCCTGGCCGACGACCTGGCGATTGCGCTGCGGGCGCCGAGCGTGCGCATCGTGGCGCCGATCCCCGGCAAGAACACGGTCGGCATCGAGGTGCCCAACGAGAACCGCCAGCTCGTGCGCCTGCGCGAGGTGATCGAAGAGACCGACGGCCGCGCCAAGCGGATGAAGATCCCGATCTACTTGGGCAAGGACGTCTCCGGCAACCCGATGGTCGTCGACCTGGCGGCCCTGCCACACCTCTTGATCGCCGGCCGCACGGGCACGGGTAAGAGCGTCTGTCTGAACTCGATCATCCTGTCGATCTTGATGAGCCGCGGGCCCGACGAGGTGCGCATGCTGATGATCGATCCGAAGATGGTCGAGCTCAGCGGCTACCGCAAGTTGCCGCACCTGATGCACCCGGTCGTGACGGACATGAAGAAGGCCGAGGCGATCCTCTCCTGGGCCGTCGACAAGATGGAGGAGCGTTACCAGCTGCTCGCCCGCGCCGGGGTGCGGCACGTGAGCGTTTACAACCAGCTGAGCGAGGCCGAGCTGCGCGACCGCCTCGAGCCCGAGGATGGCGCCGAGTGGACCGACGCCGAGTGGTCGCTCGTGCCCAAGCAGCTGCCGTTCATCGTCATCGTTGCCGACGAGATGGCCGACCTGATGATGACCGCCGGCAAGGACGTGGAGGCCCACATCATCCGCCTCGCGCAAAAGAGCCGCGCGGTCGGCATCCACCTGATCCTCGCCACGCAGAAGCCGACGGTCGACGTGATCACCGGCCTGATCAAGTCGAACCTGCCCGCGCGGATCGCTTTCCAGGTCGCCAGCCGCACCGACAGCCGGGTGGTGCTCGACGAGATGGGCGCCGACAAGCTGTTGGGCAACGGCGACATGCTGTTCCTCTCGCCCGGCACGAGCATGCTGCTCCGCGGGCAGGGGACGTACCTCTCCGACGATGAGATCACCAAGGTGGTCGACTTCGTCGGCACCGACGACCAGCAGTTCGCCGCCGAGCTGATGCAGCTCAAGACCAAGGAGGAGCAGGAGCAGGTCGAGGCGGGCGACAAGCCGGGCCTCAAGAACCGCGACGACCTGTACGAGGCCGCCGTCGACGTGGTGGTGCGCGAGGGCCGCGGCAGCGTCTCGCTGCTGCAGCGCTGCCTGGGGATCGGCTACGGCCGTGCGGCCCGGCTGATCGACTTCATGGCCGAGGACGGCATCGTCGGCGAGTACAACGGCTCGCAAGCGCGTGAGATCCTCATCAGCGTCGAGGAGTGGGAGCAGATGTCGGGCGCCGCCGACGGCGAGCCGTCGGCCGGGCCGGCCGAGGCGTCGCCCACCGTGCCGATTGTCCCCGCCGCTGCGCCGGCGGTTTCCTTGGCGAAACTGGCTGCCGAAGAAGCCGCCGTAGAGGAAGACGAAGAGGAAGAAGAGCAAGACGACGCGGACGCCGAGCAAGAGCTGGCCGACGACGAGGAGTGGGAGTACGAAGAGGAGGACGAGGCCGAAGAGGATGAGGAGGAGGCCAAGGCCGGCGACGCCGAGGCCGATGAGGAGCTGGGAGAAGACGAGGAATGGGAATACGAAGAAGAGGGCGAGGCCGAAGAGGAGGACGCCGAGGAAGACGAGGCTGAAGAAGACGGCGAACTGGCCGACGACGAGGAGTGGGAGTACGAGGAGGAGGACGCTGAGGACGAGGTCATCGAGCACCGGGCCGAGAGCGCCTGA
- a CDS encoding four helix bundle protein, with the protein MSEQPKIRSHRDLNVWQRGMELAERVYALTSRFPKEEMYGLTSQLRRASASVPANIAEGNGRDSTKEYLRFLSIAVGSLAEVETFLELARRLNYCPQPTLAPLTEVLEEERRMLRGLQRSLRAKLDQSL; encoded by the coding sequence ATGAGCGAACAACCGAAGATTCGTAGTCACCGCGATCTGAACGTATGGCAACGCGGGATGGAATTGGCCGAGCGTGTGTACGCGTTGACAAGCCGATTTCCTAAGGAGGAGATGTACGGGCTCACCTCGCAGTTGAGACGCGCGTCGGCTTCGGTTCCGGCCAACATCGCGGAAGGGAACGGGCGTGACTCGACGAAGGAATACCTTCGGTTCCTGTCGATTGCGGTTGGATCGCTAGCCGAAGTCGAGACTTTCCTCGAGCTGGCACGCCGCCTCAACTACTGCCCTCAGCCCACTCTCGCCCCCCTGACCGAAGTCCTCGAAGAAGAACGCCGCATGCTCCGAGGGCTGCAACGCTCCCTCCGAGCAAAGCTCGATCAATCACTCTGA